In Betaproteobacteria bacterium, the sequence CTTCCTCGTTCATCATGCGGGCCAGCACGGTCAGCATGGCGACCGGCAGATTGTCGACGCAGTAATAGCCTGCATCTTCAAGAAGATTCAGGGCAACCGACTTGCCGGAACCGGATAGACCGCTAATCAGAATGAGTTTCATGGTGACAGAGCATAATCAAGGCGGCGTGCCGTATCAACCCGCGGCATAATATAAACCCAGAAACTGCAGCAGGCAGCTCGCCACAGCCCCGGATTCCCAATGAACACAACATATTTTGTAACCGGGCATGAGCACCGATACGCTGCTCACCTGGCGAACTGCGGCTTCTAGGTTAAAAAACAGGAGACCATCATGCCCCCGGCAATTCCTTTGCTCAAACTGCCTTTTTTGGCGGAACTGACCGCGCTGCGTCGCGATATCCATGCCCATCCCGAACTGGCTTTTGCCGAGAATCGTACCGCCGATATAGTGGCCCGCGAACTGGAGCGCTACGGCCTTGAGGTTCATCGCGGCCTGGCCAAAACCGGTGTTGTCGGCGTTTTACGAGCCGGTAAGTCGCAGAAAATGATCGGCCTGCGCGCCGACATGGATGCCTTGCCGCTGGCTGAAATGAACGAGTTTCCGCACCATTCCCGGCATCAGGGCAAGATGCACGCCTGTGGTCACGACGGCCATACTGCCATGTTGCTCGGTGCAGCGCGTTATCTTGCAGAGAAGCCGGATTTTAATGGCATCGCCGTGTTCATCTTTCAGCCGGCTGAAGAGGCTGAAGGTGGCGCCGCGGTCATGATCGAGGATGGACTCTTTGAGCAGTTCCCGGTTGAGGCCGTGTTTGGCTTGCATAACTGGCCGGGCATTTCGGTCGGCGAAATGGCGGCGATGCCGGGACCCGTTATGGCCGGTACCTGCGGCTTCGAGATTTTCGTGCGCGGCCATGGTTGCCACGCGGCGATGCCGCATCAGGGCGTCGATTCCATCGTTGCCGGGGCACAACTGGTGCAGGCGCTGCAAACGGTGGTCAGCCGCACGCTGCACCCCTGCGAATCGGCCGTGGTCAGCGTGACCCAGTTTCATGCTGGCGAGGCCTGGAACATCATTCCGGAAGAAGTGGTCTTGCGTGGCACCATCCGCAGTTTCAAGCCCGAGGTCCAGGAAAATATCGAGCGTGCCGTCGAGCGCTTGTGCAGCGGCATCGCCGCCGCCAACGGTGCGCAGATCAGCATCCGCTTCGAGCGTCGCTATCCGCCCACGGTCAACAGCGTTGCCGAGGCCAAATTCTGTCAGGATGTTGCTGCTGAGGTGTTTGGAAGTGAGCGAGTGCTTACTGATATTTTGCCGTCAATGGGTGCCGAAGACTTTGCCTACATGCTGAAGGAAAAGCCCGGCTGCTACGTCTGGCTGGGCAACGGTCCGGGCACCGGCGGTTGCACGCTGCACAATCCGCACTACGATTTCAACGATGAACTGCTGACCCTGGGCGCCAGTTACTGGGTGCGCTTGGTGCAGCGTTACCTGCCGGCGTAGGCCCCGGCTTGGCGAGCGGCGCGGTAGAGTCCGCGCCCGGCTAGAGCTTGAAGCGGGACACTTCCTGGCTCAGGGCCCCCGACATGCGTCTCAGTTGTTCGGCTGAAACGACGACCTCCTGCATGGCTTGCGAACTGTCATCGATCAGTTTGCGAACCTCTTCGATGTGATGCTGCATCGCACCCTCGTTCTGATACTCGACATCGATGGCTTCGGTGATGCGGGCCACAACCTGCCGGACTTCAAGCGAGCTGGCATTCATGCGATCAAAGGCATCGCGAGCCTGATTGGATAGCTGAACACTGTCGTCGACCTGATGCATGCCGGACTCCATGGCTTCAACGGCGCGCGACGTGCCTGACTGAATGCTTTCGACCATGGCGGAGATTTCGGCGGTGGATTGTGCAGTGCGCTCGGCCAGTTTGCGGACTTCGTCGGCAACGACGGCAAAGCCGCGGCCTTGTTCACCGGCACGTGCCGCTTCGATGGCGGCATTGAGGGCGAGCAGATTGGTCTGACTGGCGATGTCCGAGATGACGCTCAGGATGGAGTTGATCTGCGCCGATAGCGCGCCCAGTTCACGGATGTGCGTTGCCGTGGTCTGCACCGAGCCGGCCATCGATTTCGTTTCTTCGGCGGCCTTGCTGGCCAGCGCAGCACCGCTACCGGAAATTTCGCTCGAACCTTGAACGATCTGCTCCGCTTCATTCACCGCTCCCATGACCTGGTGGAGGCTGGCTGAAAGATTCTGGCCGTTGCTGACCATGGCGCTGGCCACTTCCTGTTGCTGCTCGCTGCCACTGGCCACTTTGCCGGTGATCATGGCCATCTGGTTAGCTGTCTGGGCGACATCGCTGGCGTGATTGGCCAGCGAGCTGACCAGCTGGCGAAGATGTGCCTGCATCCCGGCGAGTCCGGCCAGCAGGCTGCTGGTGTCGCCTTCAGCAAGAGAGATGGGTTGCGTCAGATCGCCCGTGGCAACGGCGTTGGCCACCTTGCGGGCATAGCCGGGCTCGCCGCCCAGTTCGCGACGAACATAGCGCAGTGTCGAGAACACGCTGGCAATGCCGACAACAATGGCCAGAACCGACAGCGCCAGCATGATGTTTTCTGCCTGTTCCGCCTTGCTGGCAACGTCATGACGCTGGCTGTCGGTGGCCTTGCTGATGGCTTCAAGATCGTTCAGCAGCGCCTTTTTGAGTGCACGCCAGGCGGGGGTCTCGGTACTGTTGATCAGTCGCTTGGCATCTTCGATCTGGCTGGACTTGACGACTGCCAGCACCTCTGCCTGAGCTTCAGCCTGGGCCTGGACCAAGGGGCTGAGGCGGGCCAGTGCCGCGTCGAATCCGTTAACGGATTTTGCGGCAAGGCCAGCTTGGTCGCGGGCCTCGGCAAAGTCCTTGCGTGCTTTTTCAAGGTTTTCAAAAGCCTTTGGATTGCTTGGATCCAGCACGATATTGCGCAATGCCTGGCCCATCTGCAGGCCCTGACTGTACATCTCTTGATAGCTCTGCTGCAGTGAGCCAATGCCGTCGAGGAAACTGCCGAAACGCGCCGATGTGCTGCGCAGTCCGCTGTTGGCGACAACGATTGCGGCGATAAAGGCCGCCATGATGAGGGCCATGCCAAGTAAAAGTCGATTGCGAAAAGTCATGATCGAGTCTCGCGCTAAATAAGTATTTCATTGTACGGCGCGGTCATGCTCGATGCCATCTTGATCAAGCGGCCATAATCATTCCGTCTTGGCGCTGCAGGGCGTTGACCAGCAGCAGCTGGCGTTCGATGCCGGTGACGAGCGCTTCGTCAGAAAGATTCAGGAAGCGCGTATTGACGTCGACTGCGAAGGGAAGGCTGAGCACGAAGGCCGGAAAATCAGCTTTCGCTACCTGGCGCTTCTCCATCATGGCGAACGATACGATAACCTTGATGGCATGCCAGGCCAGTTGTTCGATATTGCTGCGGAAATTGCCAAGGCGCCGAAAGGCCCGATCGAAGGCAGCATCGACCGTGTTGAAGGGCGCGCCGTGGCCGGGGATGACGATATCGATCGGCAGACGGGACAGCATTTCCAGCGTTTCCTGCGTGCTGGCCAGTCCGTCGGCTTCACCCAGCAGTTCGGGAAAGATGACCCCGAAGCCGTTTTCCCAAAGTGCATCGCCGGAGATCAGAATGCGCTTTTCCGGGTTGTAGTAGGCCAGCGCTTCCATGTCGTGACCGGGAACCGCCAGCGCCTGCCAATTGAGGCCACCCATTTCGAGCTGATCGTCGGCGCCGACCAGGCGGTCGTGCTGAAAACGGGCGCTCTGCTGGCCAAGCGGCGAGAGGAGCAGGGCATCCTTGTCCCAGTCGGCAATGGCGGCATGGAGGCCGGCGGGAACGATGATCTCGCAGTCGAAAGCAGCCTTCAGTGCGGCGTTTCCGCCAATGTGGTCGGAATGCGAGTGGGTGTTGATGACCCGGCTCAGTCGCCGGCTATCCAGTGCGTGATAGACAAGATCAACCGTCTGCTCGGCATGGGTGACGTAGCCGCTGTCGATCAGCGTCGCCACATCGCCATCGAAAAACAGGATGTTGTTGGCCGATAGCCAGCCACGTTCGAGTACGAGCAGGCTGTCGGGGAGCTTGATGCTCATTCCGGCGTATCCGGATCGCTGCTGTTCGTGGAAGGGGCGGTGGTGGGCACGACTAATTCGGCAACGATGCCCGGAGAGTCAAGTGGCGGGCGACCACAGCCCAGGCAGTAACCTGAATCAGGGTCAGCCATGCAGACGCCGATGCATTGGTAAAGCTCTTCCTGATTATCCATTTTGTGGTGTATTGATGATTGGTTCGGCGCCCAGAGGATCGTAGTCGAGCCGCCGTTCGTCGATATTGTGCAGGACGGTGGTGCGCTCGGTATCGCTGAGTTGCGACCACAAGGTGATTTCTTCGATGGTGCGCAAGCAGCCCCGGCAAAGCTTGGTGACCGGGTCCATCTGGCAAAGAGAGCGGCAGGGAGAGGGAGTCATTCAGATCAACATGAAGCGGTGCAGTTGGTCGCGGACCATTTCAACGGCTTCGAGCGCTTCGTCGCGGCTGATTCTGGCCAACATGGCCAGATGCAGACGCCGGTCGCGGGCCGTTAGTTCCGGGAAATTTAAGGTATGAACCTCTGGGCTGAGATCATCCCTGACAATGCCGAGGCGATCCACTGTGATACTGACTGGTGTCAGATGCAGGGCCGGCTCGGGCGAACTGAGATATTCCCCGAGTGCTTCGATGAGATGCTCCGGCATCAGCGAGTCAGCAGTCTGGCGCAACCGGGCATCGAGTTCGGCCAGATGGCGGGTACCGACTGCGCGTTCGTCGCTTCCTGAACTGCTGCGCATCACCGCCAGATGAGCGCGTTCGGCG encodes:
- a CDS encoding DUF1289 domain-containing protein is translated as MTPSPCRSLCQMDPVTKLCRGCLRTIEEITLWSQLSDTERTTVLHNIDERRLDYDPLGAEPIINTPQNG
- a CDS encoding amidohydrolase, which translates into the protein MPPAIPLLKLPFLAELTALRRDIHAHPELAFAENRTADIVARELERYGLEVHRGLAKTGVVGVLRAGKSQKMIGLRADMDALPLAEMNEFPHHSRHQGKMHACGHDGHTAMLLGAARYLAEKPDFNGIAVFIFQPAEEAEGGAAVMIEDGLFEQFPVEAVFGLHNWPGISVGEMAAMPGPVMAGTCGFEIFVRGHGCHAAMPHQGVDSIVAGAQLVQALQTVVSRTLHPCESAVVSVTQFHAGEAWNIIPEEVVLRGTIRSFKPEVQENIERAVERLCSGIAAANGAQISIRFERRYPPTVNSVAEAKFCQDVAAEVFGSERVLTDILPSMGAEDFAYMLKEKPGCYVWLGNGPGTGGCTLHNPHYDFNDELLTLGASYWVRLVQRYLPA
- a CDS encoding MBL fold metallo-hydrolase: MSIKLPDSLLVLERGWLSANNILFFDGDVATLIDSGYVTHAEQTVDLVYHALDSRRLSRVINTHSHSDHIGGNAALKAAFDCEIIVPAGLHAAIADWDKDALLLSPLGQQSARFQHDRLVGADDQLEMGGLNWQALAVPGHDMEALAYYNPEKRILISGDALWENGFGVIFPELLGEADGLASTQETLEMLSRLPIDIVIPGHGAPFNTVDAAFDRAFRRLGNFRSNIEQLAWHAIKVIVSFAMMEKRQVAKADFPAFVLSLPFAVDVNTRFLNLSDEALVTGIERQLLLVNALQRQDGMIMAA